The genomic window AAACAATGGCAAAATTACACAGAGGACCATCAAAGATAAATAAAATACAACCATGTCCTGACTTTTTGCACTAAGGACCCTAAAAGATATGAAGAAAACGCCATCGAGTCCAGCTCCATCACCATCGCTTCTGCACACCGCGGTACAGTCAAGCACAACGCCGCCGGGGACAACACCACTTGGGGCGAGGTGCCAAGAGCCAACTGCACCGAAGCAAAGGGGCCTCCACAACGGCATAGAAGCTAGGAGGTTGATGTTCACATGCAAACGCCGACCGGAGAGAACCGATGCCGACGAAGAGGGAGGGAGCGATCGCCATTCGACCATCTTAGACGACAATCAACAAAGAGCCGCCGTGATTTCGCTCCCGGGAGCAGCTTCCATACTCCCCCGCTGTAGATCTTGCGCCAGCCGATGCATGAGCTGCAGACCGGCATCCTCTAGATCACCAAGACCAGAGAACACAGTTTGCAGGCCACGATCGCCAGCACCAAATTCGCAGAAGAAGCCAGCCTTATTGTAAACGGAGATCCCCACCGCCATCCTCCCCACCGCATCTGGCTCTGACCACTAGAGTACCACCACGAGGAGGAAGAGCACGAGGACGCTAGAGATCTGGCCAAAGAGATATGCAGCTTCTCTCCCGGCATAGCGCCAACTACCAGCATGAGCATCAAGCTGACACCTAAACCAAAACCTACAACTAGCATGTACAGAGATGTCGGCGTCTCTCCTTTGCCATCTCCGACCGGCTATTTCGACTAGAGAGGCTCGGCATTGACCCGGAGATCCACGGGGAACACCCAAGGGAGGCGGAGAACGACAAAGAGGGGGAGGGTGGGGGCAGAGAAAACTGGCTCGGGTACCAGTTTTGATTAACTCTGACCGGGTTTACAGAGAAAACTATTAAATATATATACAATTCCAAACATATACAGCATGAAAATTTAATTGATGTTGTATCCAGTGATATGCATTTGGTATTTTGAATGTACATATGTTTATCAATAAATATAGTCAAAGTTTGTAATATTTGACTTTTGAacaaaaaatctatatgcactacattatgaaataGAGTGAGTAGTGGTTAAATTCATGCATTAAATACGTGCAAAGCCAAGCGCgtcttatattttgggaaggagggagtgtCACATAGTCAAAACGAATATTCGATTAGCAAAGACCCATCTATACTCTCGCTCACTACCAATGGCAAACAACATATCTTCAGAGCATATATAGAGCCGGGAGGGGCTTATTCAACGGGGAGGTCATCATCCCACAATCGTCCCAACCCCCTCATCTAGACACCAAAACCTATTGAGATACACCGCCATAGCCCAGATCGACACGCCGCCACATCCACACGAGTCCCCGAAGGGTGCTGGAGTCGAGGGGAACGACTATCCGATCTGCAGGAGCAAAGAAATCTCTGAGCATAATCTCTCACTCGAAAACCCTTCCACGGGATACTAATTTCATTTTGAATATAACATAAATTTTGGGATGTCATTGTGACCTTACTAAAGAACCACTTCTCAGCAAAATACATGTTAGCAAAATCTGTGTTATCTACTTTGTTCCTTATTACTGTAgttgtttatttcctttttttttgGAGATATAagatattattatttttgaaaattgagATATAAGATATTGATTGGTTCAATCGAGTCATTTATCAAACTGCGAATTTGTCGATTAAACCATTGAATTTAGTAGATCATAAGATATTTTCCCAAAAATACAGACAAGTGAGTTGATTCATTTAAATTTAAAATTATTTAATAATATCTATAAAATGTTCCCTGAATCTTTGGAAATCTGAAACAGAAAGCGGGTCCGATAACCTCTATATTGAGTTCACATGAGACAGGAAAATTTGTGAGATCTACACCATGAAATGTTGATCGGACGGTTAAGAACCACAGCCGGAGATGTCTCCCTCTTCCCCATCTCAGGCACACAAGCCCTAAACCCGTGCATGGCATTCCCCGCCTCTCGCcgtctctccgccgccgccgctccgaaACTCTCCTCCCTCTTCACGCCCGGACCCACTCCTAAGCCTCGCCCGCTGCCGCCGGAGTCCGGCGATGATCCTAGGCGGCGGAAGCCGAGGCCGAGATCAAGGCACCCGTGTGGGGAGGATGCGGCAGCGCTTCTCCGGCGGCTTCACGAGGGGCGATACCTGCCGGGACCCTACCTCCCGGATGCGCCGCATGTAGTATCCCCCGACGCTGTCAAGGCCGCCGCCGAGCGGTTCGGCAACGATCACCAGGTCGTCGCCAAGTGAGTTCTGATTCTCGTATTGTTTGTAACCTTAGTCTTATTATAGCATCCTTGACAGTTGGCTCAGATGGATACTTCGTATGGAAGAGAGATCATGGATGCTATTGAGTGCCATGAAATATTCAGATTTAGAGAGCTAAGTGGCTGACTTTTTAGGGGTCTCGGTTGTCACTAGCAGTCCATTTGTTGCATGAACATTTCTGGAAAAAAGATAGTACTCCCTCCggcccaaaataagtgtcgctgatttagtacaaagtacTGATTTCATTGACCTGGGAAAGTATGTTTTCAGGTAAAATATCCAGGAGAAATAGCACTATGTATTGTGTAGCTTGACTTGAATTGGACATTGAATGCTCTGAGTTTCTGGCTACGGTTTTTATCTTGTGGATTGCAGTGTCATTTTTATTCTTTCTAACATTGACTTTCCTGGGGTCTTTGGCATGGCAAGGCATCACAATGTGATTCTAGAAATGAATTGCTTTATTTTGCTCCAGAGAGATTGAATTTGGTAGTTGTAACTTGTAAATTTGAAGGCATTTGTCGACAACAGATCATTTCAAGCGACTACATTATTTAGAGATAGTGCAAGAACCAAATTTATTCTCATGTATGATGTATGTTTGAAATACCATCTATAAGCTAGATCTTATAACCCTTGTCGATCAGTGTGCTGACCTACCGGAGGAGAACATGGATGCTTCTATTTTGTCGAATTGAGTCCATTATTCCATCTATATGGTCTAGTCTTAGCTACATTTCTAGAGAACAGCATCTTAAGACAAACTAGTGGATTAATAATTTGCGGAGGgtcaattttttttgaaagtggGAACTCTTTGTGTTCAATTTTCAGTGCTATGGCTGCTGCCATGCCAAGGTTAATGGTGGTTTGGGGCCTTTAAGGCATATTGCATCAACATCTTCGAAAACAATATTGATCTTGTTCCCCATGTTTGCTGCCTTTGTTTTATCCCTGAATAATGTGAAAAGGCAGCTGCATAGttcttttttgtgtgtgtgaaccAATGTGTTTTATATTATTAGCCGAAGGTAAAAGGCGGAACTAACATGGCAGAACTGTTACAAATCACTTGATTCATCTGTTGTTGAACCTTTTTCTTGTCATTGCAGATGGTTGTCGGGAAGTGACTTGAAGAAGGTAGCATTGTTTGGCTGCCCATCTGTTGAGCGAAGAACAGTTTTTGCATCAAAAAGATTACGAGCTTTCTTCAACTTGCCAGAAGAGAAAGTATGCAATTTTCAATTCGGTAACTTCAGTAGAAGAATTTGTTCTCAACACATGCTTGAGATTTCCCTCTCACATGTTGTACTCTTTCAGGTATGCAGCTCTTGCAAGATAAGAAGTTCATGCCAGTTTATTAACCAGGAGGTGCCTAGGTATGATAAAGTGATCTTGTCAGATACTATGAGGATCCTTGCTTTGTTTGTACTGGATGCATATCCTGAGCCACTACAGGTTACTGCTGAAGTAAAAGCTAGTGTCCGCAAACTTCTCAAGGACACCATAAATCTAAGCATTTAAGTGCTTTGAGGATAATTCGTAATCAGTGGAGGTACTATGTACATGTCAGGTAGATTTAGGTTCATTTTCCCACTCTTAATTTTCTTTTGTGCCTCAAGCATTGTAACATGACCTGAAGCAACTAATAGAGTGATGGCCACATTTATTTGATGTTCATGTTTCATTCAGACAATACCTGGAAGTTAAGACTGCTGACCTCGATGGATTTTTCGTCTTTGTTTTTCTCTTTGGTTTTTACCAATATGTGGTGTGTAGCTAATGGTGAACCCTCAATGCTATTAGCTTAGTGTAGTGTAAATATATTCTGTTTTTGCTTGATTGTTCAACTTCGGTAAGATATTGTTCCATCATAGCTCTGGTTTATGGGACAATTTGGTAGTACAATTTTTCCTGTTATGCTGACAAATTAATTAAGTTTTGTGACACGCCTCATGATGCAAGGGGAGTTTGCCAGGCAGTTGACGGTGACTGATATGATATCAAACAAACTGATGAGTGATGACACGATGGTTCTCCCCCCTTGGTCAGCTCTGCATATTTGTCAAGATCCTTTTCGCTTGAGCATCTTGTCTGACAATGCTGAAACATGCTTGTTCGACATTGCTTGCGTCTCCCAGTCCATTGTACCTGTTCCAGTGTGTGTTCATGACCATTACATTAACAATTAATAAAAGTACTAATAGTTGGTATCATTTACCATTTGCGGTTTTCTTCATCTGTGTGTGTCATTTAGCTTGGCACAAGTATATATTCCACATAAAAACCTGAGTCCAATCGTTTTCCCTGACCTAGCCGCTCGACCAGGCAGGCGACCAGCCTACCACCGATCTTCACTGGCGAGATCGTTGGTCCCCTCTCCCTCCATCTGCtgctccggcggcgggagggaggggggACCTGGTTCCTCCACTCTGTAGTTAGGTTTTGGTTTTGTATGTCGTGGTGCGTCGTTGGGGTGGTGGGTGCGGCGCCCggacgaataaatctgcctcaactccactcccacaccggcggtgtccttcatggcggcgtctcggagttgatggcatcgtgtgTTTGC from Triticum aestivum cultivar Chinese Spring chromosome 3B, IWGSC CS RefSeq v2.1, whole genome shotgun sequence includes these protein-coding regions:
- the LOC123065119 gene encoding uncharacterized protein; translation: MAFPASRRLSAAAAPKLSSLFTPGPTPKPRPLPPESGDDPRRRKPRPRSRHPCGEDAAALLRRLHEGRYLPGPYLPDAPHVVSPDAVKAAAERFGNDHQVVAKWLSGSDLKKVALFGCPSVERRTVFASKRLRAFFNLPEEKVCSSCKIRSSCQFINQEVPRYDKVILSDTMRILALFVLDAYPEPLQVTAEVKASVRKLLKDTINLSI